The sequence GGTGATAGAAAACGGGTTGCGTTTGGGCTTTCCTTTCGCGTCTTTGTCATCCAATCCATCCAAAAATCGTAGGCTCTTGATGTAGGTGGCGAGCACCGACTTAATGGAGATGGCCGTCTTTTTGATGTCTTTCGAGACCAGGGATGCAGACTCTGTGCCTTGCAGGAAATTACCCAGGGTTTCAAGTTCAGACGTGAGTATCAGACTGAGCAGCCTTGCGGTCGAGCAGGGCTTGTCATCTTGGCTCATGCGATACGCCGCACTCGAAAAAATAGTCCGAGCGGAATCCACCCAGAACGGATCGCCTTCGCCATGTTGCGGGATAAGTGCGCTGGCTATATTTTCAAAGTCAGGGGCTTCTTTCGCATCACACCACACATCCCAATTGGCGCAGCGTTCATCGAAGGGATTGAGTAAGGTGTCTTGGGTAGGGTCAAAGAACTTACTGGTAAAGGTGCAGCCTTTATCATAAATAATGGCTTTATCTCCACGTTTACGTATCCAGCGTAATAGTTTACGAAGTATGACGGATTTACCTGCCCCTGTGGTGCCGTCGATGAGCATATGTTGAACTTCAAACTCATGTTTAAATAAGGCCTGCCCATCCACTTTGAAATCAGAAATCCGTCCGTTTCCTACGCCCTGTTTTTTGAGTTTCTTTGCCCGTTTTTTTAAATCGTTAGTGAGCACTTTGGGCTCTGCGTATTGAAAGCCTCGGACGTGAAAATCTTCACTTTGTTTTTCGCCTTGTCGTTTAAAGAAAGTCATGGCGAGCATTAAGATGGTGAAAGCAATACCGATGCCAATCAAAAAGTTGATTTGTATTTGGCGTATCACGTTATCGTAGAGATTGATGAGTTGGGTGTTGTCCAGTTGGGAAGCGAGCGTGCCAATGTAGCGTTTCCCGCTCCAGAAAGTCGTGACTTCGCTGTTAAGATCGTGTCCAAGGCTGGCATAGATATGATTGCGCCAATAGTAGAACACAGACCAAAAGGCGTTATCGGGCGCGCGTAGCCAGGTAAGAACGCCAGTGAGCGCTATCACCGACCAAATGGCGGCGTAGACTAAGGTATTGTTGACTTGAAAGAACATCCGAATGGAGTGAAAAGTAATTTGTCCGCCACGGGTAAAGTGGTTGCCGGACGCGCGTTTAGGTCTAGGCATCGTGGTTCCTTGAGAGTGAAATGGAGTACTTTTTAGATAATTACCTGCGTATGCAGATAAGCTGGCCAACAATTGAACGGTTGTTGGCTAATGGTATTGCTGTGTAGGGCTCTGATATGAAAAAATTTACGCATGTCACGGATGTTCACCTCTCCGACGGGGTGGGGAGTCTAGAGCCCCGAGATGTTGGCAAAACTTGGGTGGTTTTATTTCCTTGCGCTGATAATCGTCACGGTCTCGAACGTGGTCAGTGTTGTGCTCGAAACCTTCAAAGCAATCCTGATTACTATTTTTCAGAAGAAAAGCGAAATTGCTCTCTGTGTAATAGAGATGGTGAGCTTTATGTTGAGGATGGGCATCACCGGACAGTGATTGGTCGAGTGTTTTTGGAAACGAATGGCTTTGAGCCTATGATTAAAAATGTCCTCGTTGCTTATTGCGCTGGGCAGTGATCCATCGTATTCGTAATTTCCCTCGCCGGCTGATTTCAAGGCGATTTCAAGGCGATTTCATGGTAAATTTGTTAGAATGATAAAGTTCCTTATGACCTTCAACTTTTATGAATGACCAACTAACTCCAATCAACAAAGACCATTTAAAAAAACTTATCCGAGCAGAACTGGAACCGACATGGTTTGATAAACAATCAGTTAGCCCTGATATGTCTTGGGTGACTCCTGCTGTGTTTGAAATATTGTTTACTGAGTTGATAACTCATACGCGCGGTAATCAGTCTAAGGCTGCTAGGGTTTTAGGGATTAACAGAGGTAATTTCACCAAAAAGTTAGCTCAGATCACAACTCGTGAATTTGGATCGGATGAGAGCTTATAAGTATGTATCAGCCTATTGGTACCCTGACGAGGGTGCAGAGATTAACCAACCCCCATTACCTCTCAAGAAATCAATGGCGGTAATATACTCCAATTGCAAAGTAACCATCATTGGGCTCTTTTAGAAGTCAACGAATATACCCGCCTATTAGTGTCGCGATAAGTTTTATAACTGGCGCTTTTTACTTCAATTTGAAAACAATTATCGGCATTTTTAGGTGATTTCAAGCTATTTAGTACCAGGAGCATAAACTCAACCTACGAAGGTTTTAGACAGGTCACGTCCAAACTTTGTGGATAACTGCTTATAATTTGTTATAAAAACATAATGTTAGGTTGGAATTTAACGAAGCAAGCAAAACGGAAGGCCAAATCAACCATGGAAAAGATAATTCACTACGATATTCAAAAGGTTAAAGTTAGAAGCGATAAAGAAAGCACTCGACTGACCAGCCAATGGGATCAGGTTCTACAAATCTGTCGTGACAAACCACTCGGAGAGATCGCGAGAACAAGATTAGCGTTTAACCTTGTCGATTACATCACAAGTGAAGATCTACCTTTTCGCTTATTCATCACCCGCGCACCACAAGCTATGGCCACCATAGGCGAGGAAACACGAGTGTATAAAGAGCATCGAGTTATTAATGGTAAACAAAGCGGAATGATTTACGCTAAAAGCGAACAAATGTTACCAAGAGAAATCCACTATACGAATGAGTTTGTGGCAACCCGCTACGTTGCTGGGACAAAAACACCACTCTCTGCCACCTCCCTCGTTGGTTGCCTCAAGGCTGGAGATGTCATAACACCACTCGATGGCATCTTGTTTTTAGGCTGCAAACGAATAGCCAGTGATATAGCACGTCTTAAAAAAATCGAACCCACCATGAATATCGCAATGAAACGTATCGAAGTATCAGACAACTTCACAGGCACAACAAGAAAGATGGCAAGTTACGAATGAATAACGAGGCGTAAACGATTGCCGTATGCATTAACATGACAGATATAACTGAAACTAATCTTTGGACAGAACCTTCTTAGCCGCTTCGGACGAAATCTACCCATCAGAGAGCTTTCCGTCTCCCAAACAGCAGAGCGGCACCACTCCAGATGATGCCGCTCATGCACGAAAATGGACAATTTCTTCCATGTTCAATTTGTTTTTCTGAAAACTATTTATCCAACGTAATGCATTTATATGAATCGAATTATGCATGTAAATACATTTGTTAGTAAAACCTATATGTGTGATGAACTAAAATGCTTCCACGCACATCTTGCAGCATTCGAAGAGAAGCTACCGCTTCTTTTAGCTATACAAATTCGACGAGGATGTTCTGGCATGAGCGGTATTGCACTGACATTAGGGTGAGATTCTGGAACGGCTAACTCAGCAACAATAGAGACCCCCAAGCCTGCTCGAACTAAGGCGAGTATTGAGGTCAATTGAACCGCTGTGTGTTTTACCTTTAAGTGGACATTTGAACTGGAAAACCACTCTTTTATCAATGCTTCGCTCCCCCCTTTTGTTAAGATAAAATCCCTGTTCAGAATACACTCGACTGATAGTGCTGACTTTTTAGACAGAGGATCATCTTCATGAACCAAAGCTACCAAGCGGTCAGTAGTCACCGGAATAATGTCTAGGTCTGGATGTTCTTTGTCCACAATAACAGCAAAGTCTACTCGCCCCTCTCTTAAGGCTGATAAGGCTTCGTCGTCAGTGTATTCATAAACCTCAACTCTGATTAGAGGCTGTTTCTGGCCAATTGTATGTATGAATTTGGGCAAAATATGTGTAGATGCAGAAGCTCCAAATGATGCAATTCTTATAAGGCCAGCACCATCCTTTTTTATTGGCTCCTCAAAACCACCGCCTAGGGCGGTGGTGATTGTTCCTCTAGGCTATAGCCTGAAGAAGTGCCCATGTTAGAAGTAACCTCTTATTCACCACAAGTAAGAGGAAACAACCACATGGGCGATTACAGAAGTTCATCACATGTCTATTGGCGTTGCAAATACCATATAGTTTGGACTCCAAAGTATAGATATAAGATTTTGAAAGATAAGGTTGGAAAGGAGCTTTATCGTTCAATTTATATTTTGTGCAATATGAAAGACTGCGAGGTTTTAGAGTTAAATGTTCAACCAGATCATGTTCATCTTGTTGTCATTATTCCTCCCAAGTTGTCGATCTCGAGTTTGTTAGGAGTTTTAAAGGGCCGGACAGCAATTAGACTTTTCAATAAATTTCCACATATACGTAAGAAACTATGGGGAAATCACTTTTGGGCTAGAGGGTATTTTGTAGATACGGTCGGTGTGAATGAAGAAGTCATTCGACGATATGTCCGACACCAAGATAAACAGGACATAGAGTATGAACAACAACTGCAGTTATTGAAGAACTGATAGCGTGGACGCCCCCTTCTAGGGGGTTATAAAGCAAAACCGCCTTCTAAGAAGGCGGATATTTTTTTAGTCTAAGGTGCTGTAATAACATTTCTTCCTGCTGTTGTTGATGCCTAGCATACTCTGCAATTAGCTTCCCTTCCGTTGTCAAAAGAAGAGGGCGACTGTCTCTTCTAAGCAATTCAATACCAATTTGTTGCTCTGCACGTCGAAGAGCTTTGCTTGCAGCAGGTTGACTGACTCCTAATATCGAAGCTGCATCGGTGATACTACCCATTTCCAGCAGTTGCAAGAGAAGCTTGGGTACCAAGGTTGGAATGCTATCCAATTTATCAATCACGTTAACATAACCTCAGGTTATTTTGATATTCCTTAGTATGCTATCAGACTGTCTCCTCCTAAGGAAACTTAGGTTAAGGGGATTACTCAACAACTTAGTTAACATGTCATAAGGAGAAATCAAATGACCATTGAAACATGGCTAGTTTTCATTGCGGCTTCACTCACTTTAACAATGACACCGGGGCCTAGTATTTTGTTGGGTGTACTTCACTCGATTAAATATGGTGCAAGGAAAACGATTTTCACTGCGCTTGGTGACATATCTGCCAACTTCATACAGATGATTGTTGTTGCGATTGGCTTGGGTGTTGCAGTTTCTAGCTCTGAAGCAGCTTTCAACACTATCAAGTGGTTTGGAGTAGTAACATTATTGTATATGGGAGTAAAAATGTTCTTTGATAGCATTAAGCTAGAGTTATCAGCCCCAAACTCCTCACCAGAGTCTATTGCTGCTCATAAACTTTATTTGAGTGGTTTCTTCGTTGCCGCAGGCAATCCCAAAGCCATAGTGTTCTTTACCGCATTTTTTCCTCAGTTTATTGATACTACTAAACCTTTGTTACCACAGATGATGGTAATGTGTCCTACAATGGCTGTATTAGATTTTTCATGGGTTATGCTGTATGCAGTTACTGCTAAGAAGTTTCTCTATTTTATACAGGGCCGCCCATCATGTATGAATAGGCTTGGGGGCATAGCCCTTTTAGGTGCAGCGGTTTTACTAGCTATCACTGGCCGCAACCCAATTTAATAGTAGTCTAACTAAGCTAGGATTTTGATATTTGTATAAAAATGCATAAACCACTAACCAGGAAGAGGGGTTGACTCTGAACAATTTTGGGAGAAAGCTTCCACCGTGTTTTGTCTTCCATTCGTAAAGGTAGTGCTGATAAGTCAGGGGCAGAATTTATCGGTACCAAATCAATCTGGCAAACTTTGGGGCACTTTCTAGTTAGAAAATGCCACGGGTAAAAATTCAACCTGAGAGGTTTTTGTCGAGTAGACGACACTTGTTACCAAGTGCCGCCCCTCTAAGAACCGTACGTGCAACTTTCACTGCATACGGCTCAAGCCTCCACTAAGGCATCATTGATACCCAGCAACTTA comes from Vibrio lentus and encodes:
- the traD gene encoding type IV conjugative transfer system coupling protein TraD, with amino-acid sequence MPRPKRASGNHFTRGGQITFHSIRMFFQVNNTLVYAAIWSVIALTGVLTWLRAPDNAFWSVFYYWRNHIYASLGHDLNSEVTTFWSGKRYIGTLASQLDNTQLINLYDNVIRQIQINFLIGIGIAFTILMLAMTFFKRQGEKQSEDFHVRGFQYAEPKVLTNDLKKRAKKLKKQGVGNGRISDFKVDGQALFKHEFEVQHMLIDGTTGAGKSVILRKLLRWIRKRGDKAIIYDKGCTFTSKFFDPTQDTLLNPFDERCANWDVWCDAKEAPDFENIASALIPQHGEGDPFWVDSARTIFSSAAYRMSQDDKPCSTARLLSLILTSELETLGNFLQGTESASLVSKDIKKTAISIKSVLATYIKSLRFLDGLDDKDAKGKPKRNPFSITDWVQDDKQKGFLFLSSNAQQHASLRPLISTWLAIASNAILGLKDDEDRRIWVIMDEMPSLHKLPELDTIIAEVRKFGGCYVIGLQSYAQLVKTYGKNTADVIFDLLNSRFYFRAPSAQMAQISSKDLGEQEVDVSREHISYGANALRDGVSIGHQTVTRPVVSSSEIQAMDDLQCYLRVPGSSFITQLDLHFDKMRDVTPAFIKRDYTPSPAMTKAYQKAIYFECVAPGMLLNEEERNALTEIQAKQFETPEEMTLETDQIQQAQRSETVKALASKESEKLKSDNDHQERAQQELEESAISQDIEMDSGEMVE
- the tnpA gene encoding IS200/IS605 family transposase, with the protein product MGDYRSSSHVYWRCKYHIVWTPKYRYKILKDKVGKELYRSIYILCNMKDCEVLELNVQPDHVHLVVIIPPKLSISSLLGVLKGRTAIRLFNKFPHIRKKLWGNHFWARGYFVDTVGVNEEVIRRYVRHQDKQDIEYEQQLQLLKN
- a CDS encoding LysE family translocator produces the protein MTIETWLVFIAASLTLTMTPGPSILLGVLHSIKYGARKTIFTALGDISANFIQMIVVAIGLGVAVSSSEAAFNTIKWFGVVTLLYMGVKMFFDSIKLELSAPNSSPESIAAHKLYLSGFFVAAGNPKAIVFFTAFFPQFIDTTKPLLPQMMVMCPTMAVLDFSWVMLYAVTAKKFLYFIQGRPSCMNRLGGIALLGAAVLLAITGRNPI
- a CDS encoding helix-turn-helix domain-containing protein; its protein translation is MNDQLTPINKDHLKKLIRAELEPTWFDKQSVSPDMSWVTPAVFEILFTELITHTRGNQSKAARVLGINRGNFTKKLAQITTREFGSDESL